From Bacteroidota bacterium, the proteins below share one genomic window:
- a CDS encoding methionine adenosyltransferase, with product MSYFFTSESVSEGHPDKICDQISDAVLDDILKHDPNARVACETYAATGLVLVGGEITTTHYVDIQKIVREVVKEIGYTKGEYRFDYHSVNVMSAINKQSPDIAMGVDTGGAGDQGMMFGYATNETKEFMPMTLVYSHKLVKKLADIRKKQPKLMPYLRPDAKSQVTVEYDNSGKPLRIDAVVISTQHDENVSQARIKSDIMKHVIKKIIPAKLIDKNTKYFINPTGKFVIGGPHGDTGLTGRKIIVDTYGGKAPHGGGAFSGKDPSKVDRSAAYAARHLAKNIVAAGLATECMIQLSYAIGVAKPVSIYINTYGTGKIDDDKLSKLINKHIDLTPRGIVERLKLKRPIYKATAAYGHFGRDEKEFTWEKLDLVSTLKKITK from the coding sequence ATGTCATACTTTTTCACGTCGGAATCTGTAAGTGAAGGTCATCCGGATAAAATATGCGACCAGATATCAGATGCAGTATTAGACGACATACTAAAACACGATCCGAATGCAAGAGTTGCTTGCGAAACTTATGCTGCAACAGGCTTAGTACTTGTTGGCGGTGAAATCACAACTACACATTACGTAGATATACAGAAAATTGTACGTGAAGTTGTAAAAGAGATCGGATACACAAAAGGTGAGTACAGATTCGATTACCATTCAGTAAACGTAATGTCTGCAATAAACAAACAGTCCCCTGATATTGCAATGGGTGTTGATACAGGCGGCGCAGGTGACCAGGGAATGATGTTCGGCTATGCAACTAACGAAACGAAAGAGTTTATGCCGATGACATTGGTTTACTCTCATAAGCTTGTAAAAAAATTAGCTGATATAAGAAAGAAACAGCCGAAGTTGATGCCTTACTTAAGACCTGATGCAAAATCACAGGTAACAGTTGAGTATGATAACTCAGGAAAGCCGCTAAGAATAGATGCAGTTGTAATTTCAACTCAGCATGATGAAAATGTTTCACAGGCAAGAATAAAATCTGACATAATGAAACATGTCATTAAAAAAATAATTCCTGCAAAGTTAATTGATAAGAATACAAAGTACTTTATAAATCCTACAGGTAAATTTGTTATCGGCGGACCGCACGGAGATACAGGATTAACAGGTAGAAAAATTATTGTTGATACTTACGGAGGTAAAGCACCTCACGGCGGCGGCGCATTCTCAGGAAAAGATCCATCCAAGGTTGACAGAAGCGCAGCATATGCAGCAAGACATCTTGCAAAAAATATTGTTGCGGCAGGACTTGCAACTGAATGTATGATTCAGCTTTCTTATGCAATCGGTGTTGCAAAACCTGTTTCTATTTATATCAATACTTACGGCACAGGAAAAATTGACGATGATAAGCTATCGAAATTAATCAATAAGCATATTGACTTAACTCCGAGAGGAATAGTTGAAAGATTAAAACTGAAAAGACCAATATACAAAGCAACTGCTGCCTATGGTCACTTCGGAAGAGATGAAAAGGAATTTACATGGGAAAAGCTTGATTTAGTTTCCACGCTGAAAAAAATAACAAAGTAA
- a CDS encoding EI24 domain-containing protein: MKDFFYGFFYPFKSIAFFFKHPKVILLSIIPTIINFSIYALIFYFTFKKVTNSSFVADGQSETAAGQVIEIIYNYLVYVISFLVILIVSYLAYVIIGGIISAPFNETISQYVEETVTRVKCPYVPFLKDTWLSIKGEILKLLFYFCVIIPLFFVNYIPVAGTIISTILGLLFSFFYNSLDFFDYPMQRKMFTLRQKIKETNSGFMFTYGFGSMAFLMMFLPFINSLLKPLLVVAGTKLYLEKINNNVLLKK, translated from the coding sequence ATGAAAGATTTCTTCTATGGTTTTTTCTACCCCTTCAAATCCATAGCATTTTTTTTCAAGCACCCCAAAGTTATTTTATTATCAATTATACCTACGATAATAAATTTCTCAATCTATGCCCTGATTTTTTATTTTACTTTTAAAAAAGTTACGAACTCATCATTTGTTGCAGACGGGCAATCTGAAACTGCTGCCGGTCAGGTGATTGAAATAATTTATAATTATTTAGTTTATGTCATTTCATTTTTAGTAATTTTAATAGTGAGCTATCTGGCATATGTGATAATTGGAGGAATAATATCTGCGCCTTTTAATGAAACGATTTCTCAATATGTGGAAGAAACTGTGACAAGAGTAAAGTGTCCCTACGTTCCGTTCTTAAAAGATACATGGCTTAGTATTAAAGGCGAAATTCTGAAATTATTATTTTATTTTTGTGTGATAATACCATTGTTCTTTGTGAATTATATTCCGGTTGCGGGAACGATTATTTCAACTATTTTAGGTCTGCTTTTTTCTTTCTTTTATAACTCACTGGATTTTTTCGATTACCCGATGCAAAGAAAAATGTTTACACTTAGACAAAAAATAAAGGAGACAAATTCAGGTTTTATGTTCACATACGGATTCGGTTCTATGGCTTTTTTGATGATGTTCCTTCCATTTATAAATTCTTTATTAAAACCTTTGTTAGTTGTGGCAGGTACTAAACTTTATCTTGAGAAAATAAATAACAATGTTCTACTAAAGAAATGA
- a CDS encoding leucyl/phenylalanyl-tRNA--protein transferase — translation MNENTFYELTPMQVLNGYINGIFPMGNKDGSINWFEANPRAILPLDKPLNINRSLKQVINKNTFEVRINENFSKVIHECANRDTTWINKLIIDAYTQLHVMGYAHSVESYFEEELVGGLYGVAINGSFFGESMFHHKSYASKVAVVKMYEILTKNNFLLLDIQMLTDVFESFGAVHITKNKYLKKLEEALQVKCSFKL, via the coding sequence ATGAACGAGAATACTTTCTATGAGCTGACTCCGATGCAGGTACTAAACGGATATATTAACGGGATTTTCCCTATGGGAAATAAAGACGGAAGCATAAACTGGTTTGAAGCAAATCCCAGAGCAATTCTCCCTCTTGATAAACCATTAAACATAAACCGTTCTTTGAAACAGGTAATAAATAAAAACACTTTTGAAGTAAGGATTAATGAAAATTTTTCCAAAGTAATTCATGAATGCGCAAACAGAGATACAACATGGATTAATAAGTTAATAATTGATGCTTACACTCAACTGCATGTAATGGGATACGCGCATAGTGTTGAATCATATTTCGAAGAAGAGCTTGTGGGCGGATTGTATGGAGTTGCAATCAATGGTTCATTTTTCGGCGAATCAATGTTTCATCATAAATCATATGCATCAAAAGTCGCAGTTGTGAAGATGTATGAAATACTTACTAAGAATAATTTTTTATTATTGGATATACAAATGCTGACTGATGTATTTGAATCATTCGGCGCAGTTCACATAACTAAAAATAAATATCTAAAAAAGTTAGAAGAAGCATTACAGGTAAAATGTAGTTTTAAATTATAA
- the purL gene encoding phosphoribosylformylglycinamidine synthase subunit PurL: protein MNYPEVNLETAKGLGLTEEEYNKILEILGRTPSYTELGIFSVMWSEHCSYKNSILQLKTLPRSGGRLLVSAGEENAGLVDIGDGLAVAFKIESHNHPSAVEPHQGAATGVGGILRDIFTMGARPIAALNSLRFGKINSDDKNINDRSKFLFSNVVGGIAHYGNCFGVPTVSGEVYFEECYQDNPLVNAMAVGIVKHNQTATAMASGVGNPVFIVGSSTGKDGIHGATFASEEISEESESKRPNVQVGDPFTEKLLLEATLELIQSGAVAGIQDMGAAGITCSTSEMSAKGNCGMKINLDLVPLRDSDMSGYEIMLSESQERMLVVVHKGQEETARRIFNKWDLNCVAIGEIIEEPNVKIYHKGNLEADVPAEPLVLGGGAPVYKRETKEPSYFKETRNFDFNSLPEPKDYNEVLLKLLSSPNITNKNWVYTQYDTQVRTNTMLLPGGDASVIRIKETKKALAMKVDCNGRYVYLNPYKGGLTAVCESARNVACTGATPLAITNCLNFGNPYNSEVYYQFTEAIRGMGDACKLLETPVTGGNVSFYNQSKDYAVFPTPSIGMIGLLEDYEKMVTSNFKDEGDLIILLGNNSNNAIDGSEYLNTIHNLIKGDAPYVNLDEEKKLIDTLIEAADKKILKSAHDISDGGLAVALAECCIIDRNNPKGCKIRFDYKDRKDFTLFSESQGRVIVSIDKNNLDSLSSLCKHHDLNYIVIGETTLDDFVLNQEVRLTPEVLSNAYFDTLEKIML from the coding sequence ATGAATTATCCCGAAGTAAATTTAGAAACAGCAAAAGGATTAGGACTTACAGAAGAAGAATACAACAAGATTTTGGAAATACTCGGACGAACTCCAAGCTATACTGAGCTTGGCATTTTTTCCGTAATGTGGAGCGAACACTGCTCATATAAAAACTCTATCCTTCAGTTGAAAACTCTTCCCCGAAGTGGCGGAAGGTTACTTGTCAGCGCAGGTGAAGAAAATGCAGGATTAGTTGATATAGGCGACGGACTTGCAGTCGCATTCAAAATTGAATCACATAATCATCCTTCTGCAGTCGAACCTCATCAGGGGGCAGCAACCGGAGTTGGAGGAATACTAAGAGATATTTTTACAATGGGAGCAAGACCAATTGCTGCTTTAAACTCTCTTCGCTTCGGAAAAATAAATTCAGATGATAAAAACATAAACGACCGTTCAAAATTTTTATTTTCAAACGTAGTCGGCGGAATAGCTCACTATGGAAATTGTTTCGGAGTGCCGACTGTTTCAGGTGAAGTTTACTTTGAGGAATGTTATCAGGATAATCCATTGGTAAATGCAATGGCAGTCGGAATCGTCAAGCATAACCAGACTGCAACTGCAATGGCAAGCGGAGTCGGTAATCCTGTTTTCATAGTTGGCTCATCAACAGGCAAGGATGGTATTCATGGAGCAACATTTGCCTCAGAAGAAATTTCAGAAGAGTCAGAATCGAAGAGACCAAATGTTCAGGTTGGAGACCCGTTCACAGAAAAACTTTTGCTAGAAGCAACGTTAGAATTAATTCAGTCAGGAGCTGTTGCAGGCATTCAAGACATGGGAGCAGCCGGAATAACTTGTTCAACAAGTGAAATGAGCGCGAAAGGCAACTGCGGAATGAAAATAAATCTGGACTTAGTCCCACTGAGAGATTCCGATATGAGCGGATATGAGATTATGCTTTCTGAATCACAAGAAAGAATGTTAGTTGTTGTTCATAAGGGTCAGGAAGAAACTGCGAGAAGAATTTTTAATAAGTGGGACCTGAACTGTGTAGCCATAGGAGAAATAATAGAAGAACCAAATGTAAAAATTTATCATAAAGGAAATCTTGAAGCAGATGTCCCTGCAGAGCCCTTAGTTCTCGGCGGCGGAGCGCCCGTTTATAAACGGGAAACAAAAGAACCTTCTTACTTTAAAGAGACAAGGAATTTTGATTTCAATTCTTTACCTGAGCCTAAAGATTACAATGAAGTTTTATTAAAATTACTTTCCTCTCCTAATATCACAAATAAAAACTGGGTTTACACACAGTATGATACTCAGGTTAGAACAAATACAATGCTCTTACCGGGAGGAGATGCTTCAGTCATCAGAATAAAAGAAACAAAAAAAGCGCTTGCAATGAAAGTTGATTGCAACGGAAGATATGTTTATCTGAATCCTTACAAAGGCGGACTAACGGCAGTGTGTGAATCTGCCCGCAACGTTGCCTGCACGGGAGCAACTCCGCTTGCAATTACGAACTGCCTTAACTTCGGTAATCCTTACAACTCTGAAGTTTATTATCAGTTTACTGAGGCAATCCGCGGAATGGGAGATGCGTGCAAACTGCTCGAAACTCCCGTAACCGGAGGCAATGTAAGTTTTTATAATCAGTCAAAAGATTATGCCGTCTTCCCTACTCCTTCAATTGGGATGATTGGATTGCTTGAAGATTATGAAAAAATGGTAACAAGTAATTTTAAAGATGAAGGAGATTTGATTATTCTCTTAGGAAATAATTCCAACAATGCGATTGATGGAAGTGAATACCTGAACACAATTCATAATCTTATTAAAGGCGATGCGCCGTATGTAAATTTAGATGAAGAGAAAAAACTAATTGATACTCTTATAGAAGCAGCAGATAAAAAGATTTTAAAATCAGCCCATGATATTTCTGACGGCGGACTTGCAGTTGCGTTGGCAGAGTGCTGCATTATAGATAGAAATAATCCTAAAGGATGTAAGATTCGTTTTGACTACAAAGATAGAAAAGATTTTACTTTATTTAGCGAGTCACAAGGCAGAGTAATTGTCTCAATTGATAAAAACAATTTAGACAGTTTAAGTTCACTTTGTAAACACCACGATTTAAACTATATTGTAATAGGTGAAACGACTTTAGATGATTTTGTGTTGAACCAGGAAGTAAGACTAACCCCAGAAGTGCTATCTAATGCGTATTTTGATACATTAGAAAAAATTATGTTGTAA
- a CDS encoding ABC transporter permease, translated as MTNFFIATWDLWNFAKKFFIALFRRPVEVQETIKQCFAIGYKSLPLVSITGFIIGLTLALQIIPTLDKFGAVSLIPQMLSIAIVREIGPVIIGLICAGKMGSGIGAELGSMKVTEQIDAMEVSAVNPFKFLVVTRVMAAVITVPILVIYADALGLFGGYLAMSVNADMTLKLFFSTVFETLTFEDVLPATIKTFFFGFGIGLVGSYKGFNCSRGTESVGIAANSSVVLASLLVILMDLIAVQISSILF; from the coding sequence ATAACTAACTTTTTTATAGCTACATGGGATTTATGGAATTTCGCGAAGAAGTTTTTCATAGCACTTTTCAGAAGGCCTGTAGAAGTGCAGGAAACAATCAAACAATGCTTTGCAATCGGATATAAATCACTTCCGCTTGTCAGCATAACGGGATTTATTATCGGACTTACTCTTGCATTACAGATAATTCCAACGCTTGATAAATTCGGCGCAGTATCATTGATACCTCAGATGCTTTCTATTGCAATCGTCAGAGAAATTGGTCCAGTTATAATAGGATTAATATGCGCAGGTAAAATGGGTTCCGGAATCGGAGCTGAGCTTGGCTCAATGAAGGTAACAGAGCAGATTGATGCAATGGAAGTTTCAGCAGTAAATCCGTTCAAGTTTCTGGTTGTTACAAGAGTTATGGCAGCAGTTATCACTGTTCCGATATTAGTTATTTATGCTGATGCACTTGGCTTATTCGGTGGATATTTAGCGATGAGCGTGAATGCAGATATGACTTTGAAATTATTTTTCTCAACAGTGTTTGAAACTTTAACATTTGAAGACGTTCTACCCGCAACAATAAAAACTTTCTTCTTCGGTTTTGGAATAGGTCTGGTCGGTTCATATAAAGGATTTAATTGCTCACGAGGAACTGAAAGTGTTGGTATAGCAGCAAACAGTTCAGTTGTGCTTGCATCGCTTTTAGTAATTTTAATGGATTTAATAGCAGTACAAATTTCTTCAATATTATTTTAA
- a CDS encoding ABC transporter ATP-binding protein produces MAQDTDKEIVINIEHVKKAFGKNVVLKDVNLRIKEGESVCTLGKSGTGKSVILQCIAGLLKPDSGKIIVYGENVPTLDDDELQAIRRKIGFLFQSGALYDSMSVRQNLEFPLRRLTDLTTPEINDKVKEALEQVGLANSIDKMPSELSGGMKKRIGLARTLITDPKIMLYDEPTTGLDPATSREISQLILQVQKKYKTSSIIVTHDMECARMVSDRMVVLKDGEYIVEGTFEELQKNDDPFVKSFFEGLNF; encoded by the coding sequence ATGGCACAAGATACAGATAAAGAAATCGTAATTAATATTGAACATGTAAAAAAAGCATTTGGCAAGAACGTTGTGCTGAAAGATGTAAATCTTAGAATAAAAGAAGGCGAATCAGTTTGCACACTTGGTAAATCAGGAACGGGAAAATCAGTTATACTTCAGTGTATTGCTGGACTTTTAAAACCTGATTCGGGGAAAATAATAGTTTACGGAGAAAATGTTCCGACATTGGATGATGATGAACTTCAGGCAATCAGAAGAAAAATCGGATTTTTATTTCAAAGCGGAGCATTGTATGATTCAATGAGTGTGAGACAAAATCTTGAGTTTCCTTTAAGAAGATTAACTGACTTAACTACGCCGGAAATTAATGACAAAGTTAAAGAAGCGTTAGAACAGGTCGGACTTGCAAATTCAATTGATAAAATGCCGTCGGAATTATCCGGCGGTATGAAAAAAAGAATCGGACTTGCAAGAACTCTTATTACAGATCCCAAGATAATGTTATATGATGAACCAACTACAGGACTTGACCCAGCAACCTCAAGAGAAATAAGCCAGTTAATATTACAAGTACAGAAGAAATACAAAACATCTTCCATTATAGTTACACATGATATGGAATGCGCGCGAATGGTTTCGGATAGAATGGTAGTTTTGAAAGACGGTGAGTATATAGTTGAAGGTACATTTGAAGAATTACAAAAAAACGACGACCCTTTTGTTAAATCTTTTTTTGAAGGTTTGAATTTTTAA
- a CDS encoding MCE family protein, with the protein MDVDIRKKVITGIFIIAGLALFLVATFIIGSKTNMFKSTFELNTVFQNVAGIKEGNTVTFAGINVGTVDMVNIETLNKVVVMMTIDSKMKKFIRKDSKVSITSEGLVGNKVVSISAGNDKTPPVESGDYLESVKPIGVEDIIKDLKSTTENVNQLTKSLSNIVDSVSNGQGTIGQLINNESLFNSVDSTFRSFASSTQKVDVILAKVSQTVDQVTANFNNLSKGVNDITDNIAMVTQKINSSQSLVGTLLTDTVFANNLKDIVKNSNAATARLEDGAFSFAQNMEALKHNFLFKGYFEDIGYWDKADVEKQMNDIEVQIKNRIKELNEKKLQLKQIQNQLDSLTKKPAIK; encoded by the coding sequence ATGGATGTAGATATCAGAAAAAAAGTTATTACGGGAATCTTTATCATTGCAGGTCTTGCATTATTCCTTGTTGCGACTTTTATAATCGGCAGCAAAACAAACATGTTCAAATCGACATTTGAACTTAACACTGTTTTTCAGAATGTTGCAGGAATAAAGGAAGGCAATACGGTTACCTTTGCAGGAATAAACGTCGGCACTGTAGATATGGTAAATATTGAAACTTTGAATAAAGTTGTTGTAATGATGACTATTGATTCTAAAATGAAAAAATTTATTAGAAAAGACTCAAAGGTTTCAATAACTTCTGAAGGTTTAGTAGGAAATAAAGTTGTTTCAATCAGTGCCGGAAATGATAAAACACCTCCTGTAGAGAGCGGTGATTATCTTGAATCTGTCAAACCGATTGGTGTCGAAGATATTATTAAGGATTTAAAATCTACAACTGAGAATGTTAATCAGCTAACAAAAAGCTTATCAAATATAGTTGACAGCGTCAGCAACGGTCAAGGTACAATTGGACAACTGATAAACAATGAATCACTATTTAATAGTGTTGATTCTACTTTCAGGAGTTTCGCATCTTCTACACAGAAAGTTGACGTAATTCTTGCAAAAGTAAGCCAGACTGTTGACCAGGTTACTGCAAATTTCAATAATCTTTCCAAAGGCGTGAATGATATTACTGATAACATTGCAATGGTTACACAGAAAATAAATTCCAGCCAGAGTTTAGTCGGTACTTTATTAACGGATACAGTCTTTGCAAATAATTTAAAGGACATTGTAAAAAATTCCAACGCTGCTACTGCAAGATTAGAAGATGGAGCATTCAGCTTTGCTCAGAACATGGAAGCTTTAAAGCATAACTTTTTATTCAAGGGATACTTTGAAGATATAGGTTACTGGGATAAGGCCGATGTTGAGAAACAAATGAACGATATTGAAGTACAAATAAAGAACAGAATAAAAGAGCTTAACGAAAAAAAGCTTCAGCTGAAACAAATTCAAAATCAGCTGGACAGCTTAACTAAAAAGCCTGCGATAAAATAA
- a CDS encoding acyl carrier protein — translation MTVEEIKEKVKQAVVDKLGVEDSKVTDDASFINDLGADSLDTVELVMKFEEEFDIKIPDEDAEKIQKVGDAVKYIQEKLG, via the coding sequence ATGACTGTAGAAGAAATAAAAGAGAAAGTAAAACAAGCTGTTGTCGATAAACTCGGTGTAGAAGATTCAAAAGTTACCGACGACGCATCTTTTATTAACGACTTAGGTGCAGACTCACTTGACACTGTTGAATTAGTAATGAAATTCGAAGAAGAATTTGACATTAAAATTCCTGATGAAGATGCAGAAAAAATTCAAAAAGTTGGTGACGCTGTAAAATACATTCAGGAAAAATTAGGATAA
- the fabF gene encoding beta-ketoacyl-ACP synthase II gives MKKRVVITGLGVVSPVGLSVTDFWDGLTSGKNGVGNITYFDTTNFKTKFAAQLPSDFNPLNYLDRKLSQSVDPFTRYALIASAEAVKDSGLDKDMAKLDAHRCGVIYGSGIGGMNTYRDEEYKLFKMRQEIDGKFVDDPSRISPFFIPKLIADIAAGRISMVYGFKGPNYATVSACATSAHSIADAFMLIQRGTADVMIAGGAEAVICEMGIGGFNAMKALSTRNDDPSKASRPFDKNRDGFVMGEGGATLILEEYEHAKRRGAKIYAELAGIGLTGDAYHITEPAPEGEGLVGAMTTALADAGMQPEDIDVVNAHGTSTYYNDKNESTAVKTVFGERAYKMPVHSIKSMIGHLLGAAGAIEAIASVLTIVNGVVPPTINYEEKDPECDLFYVPNTSIKQDVRAVISNNLGFGGHNTALIFKKYEE, from the coding sequence ATGAAAAAAAGAGTTGTTATCACAGGATTAGGCGTAGTCAGCCCGGTTGGATTATCCGTTACGGATTTCTGGGATGGACTAACTTCAGGAAAAAATGGTGTTGGAAACATAACTTATTTTGATACCACTAACTTTAAAACAAAGTTTGCAGCTCAGCTGCCAAGTGATTTTAACCCGCTTAATTATCTAGATAGAAAACTTTCACAAAGCGTTGACCCGTTCACAAGATATGCTTTAATTGCTTCGGCTGAAGCGGTTAAAGATTCAGGCCTTGATAAAGATATGGCTAAGCTTGATGCGCACCGCTGCGGAGTTATCTACGGCTCAGGTATCGGAGGAATGAATACGTACAGAGATGAAGAGTACAAACTTTTCAAAATGCGACAGGAAATCGACGGCAAGTTCGTTGATGACCCGAGCAGAATAAGTCCTTTCTTTATTCCAAAACTTATTGCAGATATTGCAGCAGGAAGAATCTCAATGGTGTATGGATTTAAAGGTCCTAACTACGCCACTGTTTCTGCATGCGCAACATCAGCCCACTCTATTGCAGATGCGTTCATGCTAATCCAAAGAGGAACTGCTGACGTAATGATAGCAGGGGGTGCTGAAGCTGTTATATGTGAAATGGGTATCGGCGGATTCAATGCAATGAAAGCACTCTCAACAAGAAATGATGACCCGAGCAAAGCTTCCAGACCATTCGATAAAAACCGCGACGGATTTGTAATGGGAGAAGGCGGAGCAACATTGATACTTGAAGAATATGAACATGCAAAAAGAAGAGGTGCAAAAATTTATGCAGAGCTTGCAGGTATAGGTTTAACAGGTGATGCATACCATATTACTGAACCGGCTCCTGAAGGAGAAGGATTAGTTGGTGCTATGACAACTGCTTTAGCAGATGCAGGAATGCAGCCCGAAGATATTGATGTAGTTAATGCACACGGAACTTCCACATACTACAACGATAAAAACGAATCTACAGCTGTGAAAACTGTTTTTGGTGAAAGAGCATATAAAATGCCTGTTCACTCTATAAAATCTATGATTGGACACTTACTTGGCGCAGCAGGTGCTATTGAAGCAATTGCTTCTGTACTTACTATCGTCAACGGAGTTGTTCCCCCAACAATCAATTACGAAGAGAAAGACCCTGAATGTGACCTCTTCTACGTTCCAAATACCTCTATAAAACAAGACGTAAGAGCAGTGATTTCTAATAATCTTGGTTTCGGCGGTCATAATACAGCGTTAATATTCAAAAAATACGAAGAATAA
- the rnc gene encoding ribonuclease III, producing MKAIQQIDFDGFQQSIHYKIIDKTFFITALTHRSFIKVKKDFQAIGLISNERLEFLGDAVLDLIVAEYLYKNFPLNEEGDLTKFRSILVNKKFLAERAKVINLQKYLLASFTALKSIEDGYDTILSDAYEALIGAIFLDSGYEAVKEFLNKEIFNKLDVKWLNHFDENHKSKFLEYIQAHTDYIPEYRVIKEEGPEHNKLFTVEVFVNSRSLGSGKGKSKKQAEQEAAKNALNHLDVIEKMGLKKKK from the coding sequence TTGAAGGCAATTCAACAGATAGATTTCGACGGCTTTCAACAGAGCATACATTACAAAATAATTGATAAGACATTTTTCATAACTGCCTTAACTCACCGCTCATTTATAAAAGTAAAAAAAGATTTTCAGGCAATCGGTTTGATTTCCAATGAACGTCTCGAATTTCTCGGTGATGCAGTTCTTGATCTGATTGTTGCAGAATATTTGTATAAGAATTTCCCTCTTAATGAAGAAGGCGACCTGACAAAGTTCCGTTCAATTTTAGTTAATAAAAAATTCCTTGCTGAAAGAGCAAAAGTAATTAACTTACAAAAATATTTGCTCGCATCTTTCACAGCATTAAAATCAATCGAAGACGGTTACGATACAATTTTATCGGATGCATATGAAGCATTGATTGGCGCAATATTTCTTGACTCAGGGTACGAAGCCGTAAAAGAATTTTTGAACAAAGAAATTTTCAATAAGCTTGATGTAAAATGGCTCAACCATTTTGATGAAAATCATAAGAGCAAATTCTTAGAATATATACAGGCGCATACGGATTACATCCCTGAATACAGAGTGATAAAAGAAGAAGGCCCTGAGCATAATAAGTTATTTACCGTGGAAGTTTTTGTAAACAGCAGAAGCTTAGGGAGCGGTAAAGGAAAATCAAAGAAACAGGCAGAACAGGAAGCAGCAAAGAATGCGCTGAACCATTTAGACGTAATTGAAAAGATGGGCTTGAAAAAGAAAAAATAA